The proteins below are encoded in one region of Candidatus Thermoplasmatota archaeon:
- a CDS encoding zinc ribbon domain-containing protein produces the protein MVKCKKCNREIPVASNFCPRCGSKLGLEARIKKWNPTQRKATNLAKTLQGLRLQRKGIKNEADVEKQIISLLADERGFRHRWGERSDVKPVYALGFKHGPDAEVRGIALEVKYATGSRHIQQAIGQGFLYHTQYPYVMLFLVDGTKSKKIKKSLDSKDAQRFVRKLKEMGLYLIVK, from the coding sequence ATGGTGAAGTGCAAGAAGTGCAACAGAGAGATTCCGGTCGCGTCGAACTTCTGTCCACGCTGCGGGTCCAAGCTCGGATTGGAGGCGAGGATCAAGAAGTGGAACCCGACGCAGAGGAAGGCGACGAACCTTGCGAAGACGCTCCAAGGACTGCGCCTGCAGAGGAAGGGAATCAAGAACGAGGCGGATGTCGAGAAGCAGATCATCTCGCTCCTTGCCGATGAGAGGGGCTTCCGGCACCGGTGGGGAGAGAGATCCGACGTCAAGCCCGTGTACGCCCTGGGATTCAAGCACGGTCCGGACGCTGAGGTCAGGGGGATAGCCCTCGAGGTGAAGTACGCCACGGGCTCGAGACACATCCAGCAGGCGATCGGACAGGGGTTCCTGTACCACACCCAATATCCCTACGTCATGCTGTTCCTAGTCGATGGGACGAAGTCGAAGAAGATCAAGAAGAGCCTGGATTCCAAGGACGCCCAGCGGTTCGTGAGGAAGCTCAAGGAGATGGGGCTGTATCTGATCGTGAAGTGA